In the genome of Ferrovibrio terrae, the window AAACTGGGCGGCGGCACGATGAACATCTACAGCCAGGTGGGATTGGTCACACTGGTCGGCCTGATCACCAAGAACGGCATCCTGATCGTGGAATTCGCCAACCAGCTGCAGGAAGAAGGCCGCAGCCGGCTGGAGGCCGTGATCGAGGCCGCGTCGCTGCGCCTGCGCCCGATCCTGATGACCACGGCGGCGATGGTGCTGGGCGCGCTGCCGCTCGCCATGGCGCTGGGCGCCGGCGCCGAAAGCCGCAACCAGATCGGCCTCGTCATCGTCGGCGGCCTGCTGCTTGGCACGCTGCTGACGCTGTTCGTGGTGCCGACCGCCTATACGCTGCTGGCACGCGACCGCAGCAAGGTGAAGGCCGCCGCTCCTGCGGCGGTGCACCATCCGGCCGAGTGACTGCTGTCTGCTGGCGGGGCCTTGATCAGCCCCGCCTCTTGATCGAGCACGGAGGTCGGGCATTATCGCCGCATGACCGCAGCCGCAACCCTGCCGCCCGAAATCAACGATGCCTCCGCCTGGTATGGCCCGGCCATGCTGCAGGACCAGAGCTGGCTCACGCATTTCACACCTGACGAAGTCGCCGAGGTCGAGGCCGCGATGCGGCGTATCGCCAGCGGCCCGGATGCGGTAGCCGCGCAGCTGACGCCGGCGGATTTCCCGTTGCCGATACTGGGCCCGCGGCTGGCCGGCATCAGGGCCGAGGTGCTGGACGGTCGCGGCTTTGCGCTGCTGCGCGGACTGCCGGTCAAGCACTGGTCCTTGCGTGAATCCGCGATTGCCTTTCTCGGGATCGGCAGCCATCTGGGCAGCGCGCGGTCACAGAATGCGCGCGGACATATCCTTGGCCATGTCAGGGATATGGGGCTCAGCAGCAACGATCCGAATGTGCGTATCTACCAGACGCATGAACGCCAGACGTTTCACACCGATTCCGCCGATATCGTCGGGCTGCTGTGCCTGCAGGTGGCAAAATCCGGGGGCCATTCGGCTCTGGTCAGTTCGGTCACCGTGTTCAACGAAATGCGCCGGCGCCGGCCGGACCTGCTGGCGCATCTGCTGGCACCCATCGAGACCGACCGGCGCGGCGAAGTGCCGGTGGGCGAGAAGCCGTATTTCACCATCCCGACCTACAACTGGCATGACGGCCATCTCTCGGCGATCTATCAGCGCCAGTATATCGAGAGCGCACGCCGCTTCGACGACGTCGCGCCGCTGACGCCCGAACAGGTCGAGGCCTATGACCTGTTCGACGCGCTGTGCAACGATCCGGCGCTGAATTTCCACATGGTGCTGGAGCCGGGCGATGTGCAGCTGGTGCACAATCACACCCTGCTGCATGATCGCACGGCCTTTGAGGACTGGGATGATCCGGCGCAGCGGCGGCACCTGCTGCGGCTCTGGCTGGCGCCGAAACAGGCACGATCGCTGCCGCCGGTCTTCGCCCAGCGCTATGGCAGCGTCACGCCCGGCGAGCGCGGCGGGATTATTGTCCCTGGCACGCAGCTGACCGTGCCTTTCGAAGCGGTATGAGCATGATGGATATAAAAACGGTTGCCATTGTTGGCGGCGGACTGATCGGCGCCAGCTGGGCGGCGTTGTTCACGGCAAACGATATCGACGTTATCGCCTGGGACCCCGATGCCACGGCGCGTGCGCTGTTCCGCGAGCGTATGAAAGCGGCGCGCAAGCAGCTGGCCCAGCTCGGCCGGCGTGGCAAAGGCAAGGTGAAGGTTGTGGCGCGGCTCAAGGCGGCCGTTGCCGATGCCGACCTGATCCAGGAAAACGCACCCGAGAAACTGGAACTGAAGCACAAGCTGTTTGCCGAGATTCTCGCCGCCGCCAAACCGCAGGCCACCATTGCCAGCAGCACATCCTCCTT includes:
- a CDS encoding TauD/TfdA family dioxygenase; translated protein: MTAAATLPPEINDASAWYGPAMLQDQSWLTHFTPDEVAEVEAAMRRIASGPDAVAAQLTPADFPLPILGPRLAGIRAEVLDGRGFALLRGLPVKHWSLRESAIAFLGIGSHLGSARSQNARGHILGHVRDMGLSSNDPNVRIYQTHERQTFHTDSADIVGLLCLQVAKSGGHSALVSSVTVFNEMRRRRPDLLAHLLAPIETDRRGEVPVGEKPYFTIPTYNWHDGHLSAIYQRQYIESARRFDDVAPLTPEQVEAYDLFDALCNDPALNFHMVLEPGDVQLVHNHTLLHDRTAFEDWDDPAQRRHLLRLWLAPKQARSLPPVFAQRYGSVTPGERGGIIVPGTQLTVPFEAV